Proteins from a genomic interval of Nostoc sp. TCL240-02:
- a CDS encoding rhomboid family intramembrane serine protease, translating into MVPISDNNPTKITPYVTYGLIAANVLAFLYEASLPPQALNGFLHLAAVVPRELTLSFGGISVHQPVPEWATLITSQFLHGGFLHLAGNMLFLWIFGNNVEDKLGHAKYLLFYLSCGVLAALTQWFFAQDSSIPSLGASGAIAGILGAYILRFPNAEVLGVVPLGFFFPTFRVPAYFFLGFWFLEQAFYGLASLETRTNIGMESGGIAYWAHAGGFIFGAIIGPLLGLFNDKSQEESWYK; encoded by the coding sequence GTGGTTCCAATTAGCGATAATAATCCCACAAAAATCACGCCTTATGTAACTTACGGCTTGATTGCTGCCAACGTCCTCGCTTTTCTTTATGAAGCAAGTCTTCCTCCACAAGCATTAAATGGGTTTTTACACCTTGCGGCTGTAGTTCCACGAGAACTCACCCTCAGCTTTGGTGGTATCTCTGTACATCAACCAGTACCAGAATGGGCAACTTTGATTACCTCGCAATTCTTGCATGGTGGTTTCTTGCACTTAGCAGGTAATATGCTGTTTCTTTGGATTTTTGGTAACAACGTTGAAGATAAGTTAGGCCATGCCAAATATTTACTGTTTTATTTATCTTGCGGTGTTTTAGCAGCATTAACACAGTGGTTCTTCGCTCAAGATTCTAGCATTCCATCTTTGGGTGCTAGTGGTGCGATCGCAGGTATTCTAGGAGCATACATCCTCCGCTTTCCCAATGCCGAAGTTCTCGGCGTAGTGCCTTTAGGGTTTTTCTTCCCAACTTTCCGCGTCCCGGCATATTTCTTTTTAGGATTCTGGTTTCTCGAACAAGCCTTCTATGGACTTGCTAGTCTCGAAACACGTACCAACATCGGTATGGAAAGCGGCGGTATTGCCTACTGGGCCCATGCTGGTGGGTTTATCTTTGGGGCAATTATCGGCCCTCTATTGGGTTTGTTTAACGATAAATCACAAGAAGAATCTTGGTATAAGTAA
- a CDS encoding SDR family oxidoreductase codes for MSDAYGRLSLRWTLTGKKALITGATKGIGLAVANEFLSLGAEVIIVARNSQDVDQQLIIWRELGLPAYGITADVATAEGRQAIFEQVGKTWDKLDILVNNVGTNISKKVVDYTAAEYQFIIQTNQISIFEMCRLFYPLLQNGENSSIVNISSVAGLVSNRTGAPYGMTKAAINQLTRSLSVEWAGDHIRVNTVAPWAIRTPLTESVLDNQDFLKLVLSQTPMGRVGQPEEVAGLVAFLCMPAASFITGQCITVDGGFLAFGF; via the coding sequence ATGAGTGATGCCTACGGCAGGCTAAGTCTACGCTGGACACTGACAGGAAAGAAAGCACTGATTACAGGTGCTACCAAAGGCATTGGACTAGCTGTTGCCAATGAGTTCTTATCTCTAGGTGCAGAAGTCATAATTGTGGCACGGAATTCTCAAGATGTTGACCAACAACTAATTATCTGGCGAGAATTAGGATTACCTGCCTATGGAATTACGGCAGATGTTGCAACTGCTGAGGGGCGACAAGCCATTTTTGAGCAGGTTGGTAAAACCTGGGATAAATTAGACATCCTGGTTAATAATGTGGGAACCAATATCAGCAAAAAAGTAGTAGACTACACGGCTGCTGAATATCAGTTTATCATCCAGACAAACCAGATATCAATTTTTGAGATGTGCCGTTTATTTTACCCTCTGCTGCAAAATGGGGAAAATAGCAGCATTGTGAATATAAGTTCTGTAGCGGGTTTAGTCTCGAACCGTACAGGCGCTCCTTATGGTATGACTAAAGCGGCTATAAATCAACTGACGCGATCACTATCAGTTGAATGGGCTGGCGATCATATTAGGGTAAATACCGTAGCACCTTGGGCTATTCGCACTCCTCTAACCGAGTCTGTACTCGATAACCAAGATTTTCTCAAATTAGTTCTTTCCCAAACACCTATGGGAAGAGTTGGTCAACCAGAAGAAGTAGCGGGTTTAGTAGCATTTCTTTGTATGCCTGCGGCATCTTTCATCACTGGACAATGTATCACTGTCGATGGTGGTTTTTTGGCTTTCGGTTTTTAA
- a CDS encoding Uma2 family endonuclease, with amino-acid sequence MLTNIRLISVQEYHKMAETGIFHPEERLELIAGQIIRMSAKGTAHESAITRTERLLRQRLADKVLLRIQSPVQLDDYSEPEPDISVVKLNPLDYEDHHPNASEVFLLIEIADSSLKYDQEVKANAYAKSGIIEYWILDVNGRKLYMYRLPSPDGYHSESILAEDVTISPLAFPDCAIAIRELLRKI; translated from the coding sequence ATGCTTACCAATATTCGCCTAATTAGTGTTCAAGAATATCACAAAATGGCGGAAACGGGAATTTTTCATCCTGAAGAACGCTTAGAATTAATCGCGGGACAAATCATCAGAATGTCAGCAAAAGGTACTGCTCACGAATCAGCAATTACCCGCACAGAAAGATTATTACGTCAACGTTTGGCTGACAAAGTTTTATTAAGAATCCAGTCACCAGTGCAACTTGACGATTACTCGGAACCAGAACCAGATATTTCAGTGGTGAAGCTGAATCCATTAGATTATGAGGATCACCATCCCAATGCTTCCGAAGTGTTTTTACTGATTGAAATAGCTGATTCCAGTCTCAAATACGATCAAGAAGTAAAAGCGAACGCTTATGCTAAATCAGGCATTATTGAGTACTGGATTTTAGATGTCAATGGACGCAAGTTGTATATGTATCGTCTCCCTAGTCCAGACGGATATCACAGTGAGAGCATACTTGCAGAGGATGTGACAATTTCACCTTTAGCTTTCCCTGATTGTGCGATCGCTATTCGAGAATTATTGCGAAAAATCTAG
- the uvrB gene encoding excinuclease ABC subunit UvrB produces the protein MTEFCLQAPFIPTGDQPQAIAQLTASIQSGNRYQTLLGATGTGKTFSVAAVIEKIGKPTLVLAHNKTLAAQLCNELRDFFPNNAVEYFVSYYDYYQPEAYIPVTDTYIEKTAAINDEIDMLRHSATRSLFERRDVIVVASISCIYGLGMPAEYLKAAIPLQIGMEVNQRQILRDLANVQYSRNDIEMGRGKFRVRGDVLEIGPAYEDRIIRVEFFGDEIDAIRYIDPVTGEILKSLEAVNVYPARHFVTPEERLEVACNDIAAELKQQKLDLEQAGKLLEAQRIDQRTRYDLEMLREVGYCNGVENYSRHLAGRQAGESPECLIDYFPKDWLLIIDESHVTVPQIRGMYNGDQARKKVLIEHGFRLPSAADNRPLKAEEFWQKVNQCIFVSATPGTWEIEVSEENVIEQVIRPTGVVDPEISVRPTEGQIDDLLGEIKDRADRHERVLITTLTKRMAEDLTEYLQDRSIRVRYLHSEITSIERIEILQNLREGKFDVLVGVNLLREGLDLPEVSLVAIMDADKEGFLRTERSLIQTIGRAARHVQGQAILYADNMTGSMIKAIDETDRRRGIQTAYNRLHGITPQPIVKKSSNAILAFLDVSRRLNATDLKVVDEHLDELPLEQIPGLITLLEAQMKEAAKKLEFEEAGKLRDRIKHLRDKMLGR, from the coding sequence ATGACAGAATTTTGTCTTCAAGCTCCCTTTATTCCCACAGGCGATCAACCACAAGCGATCGCCCAACTTACTGCTAGTATCCAATCAGGCAATCGTTATCAAACTTTACTAGGAGCCACTGGAACTGGTAAGACATTTTCGGTAGCAGCAGTTATTGAGAAAATTGGCAAGCCGACTTTAGTTCTGGCGCATAACAAAACCCTGGCTGCACAGCTTTGTAACGAGTTGCGGGATTTCTTCCCCAACAACGCAGTTGAGTATTTTGTCAGCTACTACGATTATTATCAACCAGAAGCGTATATTCCCGTTACCGATACTTATATTGAAAAAACAGCGGCGATTAATGATGAGATAGATATGTTACGGCACTCAGCGACGCGATCGCTTTTTGAACGCCGTGATGTCATTGTCGTTGCTTCCATCAGCTGCATCTACGGTTTAGGAATGCCAGCAGAATATCTCAAAGCTGCCATCCCTCTTCAGATAGGTATGGAAGTAAATCAACGCCAAATTTTACGAGATTTGGCAAATGTTCAATATAGCCGTAACGACATCGAAATGGGTCGGGGAAAATTTCGCGTCCGTGGTGATGTCTTAGAAATTGGCCCAGCTTATGAAGACCGAATTATTCGCGTCGAATTCTTTGGTGATGAAATTGACGCGATTCGCTACATTGACCCGGTGACAGGTGAAATTCTCAAGAGTTTGGAAGCGGTGAATGTCTACCCTGCGCGTCACTTTGTCACACCAGAAGAACGGTTAGAAGTAGCTTGTAATGACATTGCAGCAGAATTAAAACAGCAAAAATTAGACTTAGAACAAGCAGGGAAACTATTAGAAGCGCAACGCATAGATCAACGTACACGCTATGACCTAGAAATGCTGCGCGAAGTCGGTTATTGCAACGGCGTTGAGAACTATTCCCGTCACTTAGCAGGAAGACAAGCTGGAGAATCACCAGAATGTTTAATTGATTATTTTCCTAAAGATTGGCTACTAATTATCGATGAATCTCACGTTACCGTACCCCAAATTCGGGGTATGTATAACGGCGACCAAGCGAGAAAAAAAGTTTTAATTGAACATGGATTTCGGCTTCCTAGCGCTGCTGATAATCGTCCTTTAAAAGCTGAAGAATTTTGGCAAAAGGTTAATCAGTGTATTTTTGTTTCCGCAACTCCCGGAACTTGGGAAATAGAAGTTTCTGAAGAGAATGTAATTGAGCAAGTAATCCGACCAACTGGGGTAGTTGATCCAGAAATTTCTGTGCGTCCCACAGAAGGACAAATTGATGATTTACTGGGAGAAATTAAAGATAGAGCCGATCGCCATGAGCGAGTGTTAATTACCACATTAACCAAACGCATGGCCGAAGATCTAACCGAATATTTGCAAGACCGCAGTATCAGGGTACGGTATTTACATTCCGAGATTACTTCTATTGAGCGCATTGAGATTTTGCAGAACTTGCGCGAGGGAAAATTTGATGTTTTGGTTGGTGTGAACTTGCTGCGGGAAGGTTTAGATTTACCCGAAGTTTCCTTAGTAGCAATTATGGATGCAGATAAAGAAGGTTTTCTGCGAACCGAGCGTTCCTTAATTCAAACTATTGGTAGAGCTGCGCGCCACGTCCAAGGACAAGCAATTTTGTATGCCGACAATATGACAGGTAGCATGATTAAAGCTATTGATGAAACAGATAGGCGGCGTGGTATTCAAACAGCATATAATCGACTGCATGGGATTACACCACAACCAATTGTGAAAAAATCAAGTAATGCGATTTTGGCTTTTTTAGATGTATCTCGGCGATTAAATGCAACTGATTTGAAAGTTGTAGATGAACATCTAGATGAACTGCCATTAGAACAAATTCCAGGGTTGATTACTCTGTTAGAAGCACAGATGAAAGAGGCGGCAAAAAAACTGGAATTTGAAGAGGCGGGTAAATTGCGCGATCGCATTAAACATCTGCGGGATAAAATGCTAGGACGTTAA
- a CDS encoding CsbD family protein has protein sequence MSIEDRAKAAAKNVEGKAQEALGNITGDPEDKAKGKAKQAESEVRHGIEDVKDNVKKNID, from the coding sequence ATGAGTATTGAAGATCGCGCTAAAGCTGCTGCTAAAAATGTTGAAGGTAAGGCCCAAGAAGCATTAGGAAATATCACTGGAGATCCAGAAGATAAAGCCAAAGGTAAAGCAAAACAAGCTGAAAGCGAAGTCCGTCACGGGATTGAAGATGTAAAAGATAATGTGAAGAAAAATATTGACTAA
- a CDS encoding histidine phosphatase family protein: MSLTLYFLRHGQTECSRNNSFCGSIDSELTPEGLEMAKAFADAYTSKDWTAIFCSPMRRTVLTAKPLCGAIKIEPQLRDGLKEINYGKWEGKTPEVISREYHDDYIRWSVDPAWNAPTGGEMAVTIASRALQVIEEIKQNYTSGNVLVVSHKATIRIILCSLLGVDVGRFRFRLGCPVASVSIVEFSSHGPLLKVLADHSHLNEQLRNLPGT, encoded by the coding sequence GTGAGCCTAACTCTTTATTTCCTCCGTCACGGACAGACAGAATGCAGTCGTAATAATTCCTTTTGCGGTTCCATAGACTCAGAACTTACTCCTGAAGGCTTGGAGATGGCAAAGGCTTTTGCTGACGCATATACTTCTAAGGATTGGACAGCAATATTTTGTAGTCCTATGCGGCGAACTGTATTGACAGCAAAACCTTTGTGTGGAGCAATAAAGATAGAACCACAACTCAGAGATGGTTTAAAGGAAATCAACTATGGTAAGTGGGAAGGAAAAACACCAGAAGTAATTAGTCGTGAATATCACGATGATTATATTCGCTGGTCAGTAGATCCGGCTTGGAATGCTCCTACTGGTGGAGAAATGGCTGTGACAATTGCTTCTCGCGCCTTGCAGGTAATTGAAGAAATTAAACAAAATTACACTAGTGGCAATGTTTTAGTCGTTTCACACAAGGCAACTATCAGAATTATTCTGTGTAGTTTACTGGGGGTTGACGTGGGACGCTTCCGTTTTCGTTTGGGATGCCCTGTGGCTTCGGTGAGTATTGTAGAATTTAGTTCACATGGGCCGTTGTTAAAGGTTTTAGCAGATCATAGTCATTTGAATGAGCAGTTGCGAAATTTACCAGGAACGTAA
- a CDS encoding PIN domain-containing protein, producing MRVLLDTNIILDFALERHPFYSNTIQVFSFIYQKQIEGYLSASTFSDLYYIIRKDKGRASALSLLNRIVTFCQVSTVDSTTINMALTANFRDFEDAIQYSSAVLNHLDAIITRNPRDFPVATPRIITSEELIQELTNTP from the coding sequence GTGAGAGTCTTATTAGACACTAATATAATTTTGGATTTTGCTCTTGAACGCCATCCCTTTTACAGCAATACTATACAGGTATTCTCATTTATTTATCAAAAACAAATAGAAGGTTATCTTTCTGCTTCTACTTTTAGTGACCTCTACTACATCATTCGGAAAGATAAAGGTCGAGCATCTGCTCTATCCCTTTTAAATAGAATTGTAACCTTCTGTCAAGTCTCAACAGTAGACAGTACCACAATCAACATGGCATTAACTGCTAACTTTAGAGATTTTGAAGACGCTATTCAATACAGCAGTGCAGTACTCAATCACTTAGATGCTATTATCACTCGTAATCCTAGAGATTTTCCAGTTGCTACTCCCAGAATTATCACATCTGAAGAGTTGATTCAGGAACTAACAAATACTCCATAA
- a CDS encoding IS630 family transposase yields the protein MPPPAKNFLTQEQVSKLQEALKESNLPHIRERILIILLQNDGKPQHEIAKFLGCSHRTVAYWCMHGDPDNLETLHNKREYEHWRKATPEYIELLLKTVAQEPSSLGYEFGKWTAERLATYLTEKTGIDLSSSQVRRILKRKKYSYIWAKYDLKDKQNPVDRAKFKEKLTQYLLIAREQPERLQVWFWDESGFSLRVIRRKNWSKKGKRKNVPGQRRCGRVNVMGAIRELDRKRVCFFVKKGNADIFYEQLQLLFELIKQEWISKGNLGEDFVKSGPKIILVLDNASFHKRKDIIAKISEEFPNFVLEFLPPYSPDYNIIELVWHSCKEYIAHRLFKSVDELKSLLDKLLNQGELVIKWHRQIKNKGNLSYIAA from the coding sequence ATGCCGCCACCAGCCAAGAACTTTTTAACACAGGAGCAAGTCAGCAAGCTACAGGAAGCTCTAAAAGAGAGCAACCTACCGCATATTAGGGAAAGAATTCTAATTATTCTTCTGCAAAATGATGGGAAGCCACAACACGAAATTGCAAAATTTTTAGGCTGTTCGCATAGAACAGTGGCATATTGGTGTATGCATGGAGATCCAGATAATTTAGAAACCTTACATAATAAAAGAGAGTACGAACATTGGCGAAAAGCCACTCCTGAATATATTGAACTTTTATTAAAAACTGTTGCTCAAGAACCCTCATCATTAGGTTACGAATTTGGGAAATGGACAGCAGAAAGATTAGCTACTTATTTAACCGAGAAAACAGGTATTGATTTAAGTAGCTCTCAAGTGAGGAGGATATTAAAGCGAAAAAAGTATAGTTATATTTGGGCTAAATATGATCTAAAGGATAAACAAAATCCAGTAGATAGAGCAAAATTTAAAGAAAAACTTACCCAATATTTATTGATTGCACGAGAACAGCCAGAGCGTCTACAGGTATGGTTTTGGGACGAGAGCGGGTTTAGTTTACGTGTAATTCGACGCAAGAATTGGAGTAAAAAAGGAAAACGTAAAAATGTTCCAGGGCAACGGCGTTGTGGTCGGGTTAATGTGATGGGAGCAATCCGAGAATTAGACCGAAAGCGGGTATGCTTTTTCGTGAAAAAAGGTAATGCAGATATTTTTTACGAGCAATTACAACTATTATTTGAATTAATTAAACAGGAGTGGATAAGTAAAGGAAACCTTGGCGAAGATTTTGTAAAATCTGGGCCGAAGATTATTTTAGTTTTAGATAATGCTAGTTTTCATAAACGCAAAGACATTATAGCTAAAATATCTGAAGAGTTCCCAAATTTTGTTTTAGAGTTTTTACCCCCTTACAGCCCTGATTACAATATTATTGAGTTAGTCTGGCACTCATGTAAAGAATATATTGCTCATCGCTTATTTAAATCAGTAGATGAATTAAAATCACTGCTAGATAAGCTTTTGAATCAAGGCGAGTTAGTGATTAAGTGGCATCGCCAAATCAAAAACAAAGGCAATCTCAGCTATATTGCAGCTTGA
- a CDS encoding tetratricopeptide repeat protein, translating into MAQNWLRITHQDDKIQLSWQRGYESPRFASEVAFQQPFGEENAAELRWYLENYLKFPYGIFPDNAVKIEQKLQHWGQHLFELVFRSTEKGREFFQEATREGLDNCELGIISDNANVLNLPWELLYSPDYQFLAPSLAGMYRSLSSQGVKAPLPAMPDDQLNILLVIARPYDQQDVGFKTIARPLLAALQPIRQRVNLKVLRPPSLKEFEAELQANKGFYHIVHFDGHGNFDSQTQGVLVFEDEQGNEQAVSAREIAQYLTDCRVPIFVLNACKSGQVGEEAFSSVAGQLVKLGAKGVVAMAYSVYAKGAEHFIGRLYGELVRGECIATAVAAGRKSMSIDKMRPSPKGNLPLQDWLVPVLYQQEPYTPFVPKKTAPSFADLMAQTDNTPESSKAVGLPDESAYGFIGRDYEILRLERAFRQNHVVLVQGMGGVGKTELVAGFARWLDDTQGRTGGIFFTSFEQGAGLSQLINQIGRALGGERFSQMMPDKQEDVVREYLQTNPCLLIWDNFEPVNGFPTGNEPLLSREERNKLKRFLKELRGGKSWVLITSRREEPWLDCGYSLINLRGLSQADAQELAAKILQTVGVERKNLPAEYLELLNLLGGHPLSLRVVLPHLKMQTPVQLIEALRQGLDTFRGQEEEGREKSLTVSLDYSFAKLSERTRQHLPFLALFCDLVDADWLHSFSESPDGYYGQAYRAVFGENLQKQDWIRILNEAATAGILEYFGYETIYKIHPALPWYLRQQLNTMASQEVINKLEKKLLIFYAYLADKYYGKLISNAKLATFVLRMEEPNLLQNLRLAEQHKEWAKAQAILQALGEVYQRIGRKPEFKSLRQRVLKQVGIHLADAKAKGKDALDFWMYLRGKDANEACDNGDLDAAAVVRQEILDEIIGLNDPFMTQIISIQYHELALIAQSKREFSKAVEFYNHSLKILDTTRNRQNLAIIYHNLGVIYYEQKDLNSASDYYQKSCKIHEDYGNLYFASGDYYELGLIAIEKNNFQEAIKYLTKALKIRIDLGDLEKAANVYYSLGLVESDQGNFSQAILYCQKALKIQEDNKNDYRVADICNQLGIISFFLEKFDEAIAYYQKAINIYSELNNPHQTGNSYSNIGVAYEKIQNFQKSSECYQAAYKIYSNFQDWSNASLTLLKWGRILEAQENYAEALKIYIRVLVIDREHNKNWIDYCINDLARMLKQLGESQFQTIWREATGKECAGEVREAIWAARDELS; encoded by the coding sequence ATGGCGCAGAATTGGTTGCGGATTACGCATCAAGACGACAAAATCCAACTTTCTTGGCAACGCGGATATGAAAGTCCTCGTTTTGCGTCAGAAGTCGCCTTCCAGCAACCCTTCGGTGAAGAAAACGCAGCTGAGTTGCGCTGGTATTTAGAAAATTATCTAAAGTTTCCTTACGGTATTTTTCCAGATAACGCTGTAAAAATTGAACAAAAATTACAGCATTGGGGACAACATTTATTTGAGCTAGTATTTCGCAGTACAGAGAAAGGAAGAGAGTTTTTTCAAGAAGCTACACGGGAAGGACTTGATAACTGTGAACTGGGCATCATTTCCGATAACGCCAACGTGCTGAATTTGCCTTGGGAGTTGCTATATTCCCCCGATTATCAATTTCTTGCACCTTCACTGGCGGGGATGTATCGCAGTCTCAGCAGTCAGGGCGTAAAAGCACCATTGCCAGCAATGCCCGATGACCAACTGAATATTTTACTAGTTATTGCGCGTCCTTACGATCAGCAAGACGTAGGGTTTAAAACCATTGCCCGTCCACTGCTGGCGGCGCTGCAACCCATACGTCAGCGAGTCAATCTTAAGGTATTGCGTCCCCCTAGCTTGAAAGAGTTTGAAGCGGAACTGCAAGCAAATAAGGGTTTTTATCATATCGTCCATTTTGATGGACATGGTAATTTTGACAGCCAGACTCAGGGAGTTTTAGTCTTTGAGGATGAACAGGGAAATGAGCAAGCTGTCAGTGCTAGAGAAATTGCCCAATATTTAACAGATTGTCGCGTACCAATTTTTGTGCTGAATGCTTGCAAGTCTGGACAAGTAGGCGAAGAAGCTTTTTCTTCAGTGGCGGGACAGTTGGTGAAATTGGGGGCTAAGGGCGTGGTAGCGATGGCGTATTCAGTTTACGCCAAAGGTGCAGAACACTTTATTGGGCGGTTGTATGGGGAATTAGTCAGGGGAGAGTGTATCGCCACAGCAGTTGCAGCAGGGCGAAAGTCCATGTCTATTGACAAAATGCGCCCCAGTCCCAAAGGAAATTTACCTTTACAAGATTGGCTTGTGCCAGTGTTGTATCAGCAGGAACCCTACACGCCTTTTGTTCCTAAAAAGACAGCACCCAGTTTTGCCGATTTGATGGCGCAAACAGACAATACTCCAGAAAGCAGCAAAGCTGTAGGTTTACCTGATGAAAGTGCTTATGGTTTTATTGGGCGGGATTATGAGATTTTGCGTTTAGAGAGAGCATTTCGACAAAATCATGTGGTTTTGGTGCAGGGAATGGGCGGCGTTGGTAAGACTGAGTTAGTCGCAGGTTTCGCCCGGTGGTTGGATGACACTCAAGGACGTACAGGCGGTATATTCTTCACCTCTTTTGAACAGGGTGCGGGGTTAAGTCAGCTAATTAACCAAATTGGTAGGGCGTTAGGAGGTGAGAGATTTTCCCAAATGATGCCAGATAAGCAAGAGGATGTGGTGCGGGAATATTTGCAAACTAATCCTTGCTTGTTGATTTGGGATAACTTTGAACCTGTCAACGGTTTCCCTACGGGGAATGAACCATTATTGAGTAGGGAAGAGAGAAACAAGCTGAAGCGGTTTCTTAAGGAATTGCGGGGTGGTAAATCTTGGGTATTAATTACCAGTCGCCGCGAAGAACCTTGGCTTGATTGTGGTTATAGTTTAATCAACTTGCGGGGGTTGTCTCAAGCGGATGCCCAAGAGTTAGCCGCGAAGATTCTGCAAACAGTGGGTGTGGAGAGAAAGAACCTGCCAGCAGAGTATTTGGAATTGTTGAATTTGTTGGGGGGACATCCGTTGTCTTTGCGGGTGGTGTTGCCGCATTTAAAGATGCAGACACCTGTGCAGTTAATTGAGGCACTGCGGCAGGGGTTGGATACTTTTAGGGGACAAGAGGAAGAAGGGAGAGAAAAATCTCTCACTGTGTCCTTGGATTATTCTTTTGCGAAGTTGTCGGAACGTACACGCCAACATTTACCATTTTTGGCGCTGTTTTGCGATCTGGTTGATGCAGATTGGCTGCATAGTTTTTCAGAAAGTCCTGATGGTTATTATGGACAAGCTTATCGAGCAGTGTTTGGAGAGAACTTACAAAAACAAGATTGGATTAGAATTCTGAATGAAGCTGCTACCGCAGGTATTTTGGAATATTTTGGTTATGAGACTATCTACAAAATTCACCCAGCACTACCTTGGTATTTGCGTCAGCAGTTAAATACAATGGCTTCCCAGGAGGTGATTAACAAACTCGAAAAAAAGTTGCTGATTTTCTACGCTTATTTAGCAGATAAATACTATGGAAAACTCATCAGCAACGCAAAACTGGCAACATTTGTGCTGCGAATGGAAGAACCAAATCTGTTACAAAACTTGCGCCTAGCCGAACAGCACAAAGAATGGGCTAAAGCACAAGCAATTCTGCAAGCTTTGGGAGAAGTGTATCAGCGCATTGGGCGCAAACCTGAATTCAAGTCATTGCGACAAAGGGTGCTGAAGCAAGTTGGCATTCACTTGGCAGATGCAAAAGCAAAGGGTAAAGATGCTTTGGATTTCTGGATGTATTTACGCGGTAAAGATGCAAATGAAGCATGTGATAACGGTGATTTAGATGCAGCAGCAGTTGTTCGTCAAGAAATTCTTGATGAAATCATAGGTTTAAATGATCCATTTATGACACAAATAATTTCTATTCAATATCATGAACTTGCTTTGATAGCCCAATCAAAAAGAGAATTTTCAAAGGCAGTAGAATTTTATAATCATTCGCTGAAGATATTAGATACTACTAGAAATCGGCAAAATCTTGCTATAATCTATCACAACTTAGGTGTTATTTATTATGAGCAAAAAGATTTAAATTCTGCTAGTGATTATTATCAAAAATCCTGCAAGATACATGAAGATTATGGTAATTTGTATTTTGCTTCTGGCGATTACTATGAACTAGGTTTGATTGCAATTGAAAAAAACAACTTTCAAGAAGCAATTAAGTATTTAACCAAAGCTCTCAAAATTAGAATTGATTTAGGCGATTTAGAAAAAGCAGCTAATGTTTATTACAGTTTAGGTCTTGTAGAAAGTGACCAAGGAAACTTCAGTCAAGCAATTCTCTACTGTCAAAAAGCCCTGAAAATTCAAGAAGATAATAAAAATGATTACCGTGTAGCTGATATTTGCAATCAACTTGGAATTATATCATTTTTTCTAGAAAAATTTGATGAAGCAATTGCCTACTACCAAAAAGCTATCAATATATATAGTGAATTGAATAATCCTCATCAAACGGGAAATTCATACTCTAACATAGGTGTAGCATACGAAAAAATACAAAATTTTCAAAAATCATCTGAATGCTATCAAGCAGCTTATAAAATTTATAGTAATTTTCAAGATTGGTCTAATGCTTCATTAACATTACTCAAATGGGGAAGGATTTTAGAAGCTCAAGAAAATTATGCTGAGGCTTTGAAAATTTACATTCGTGTTTTAGTTATTGATCGAGAGCATAATAAAAATTGGATTGATTATTGTATAAATGATTTAGCCCGTATGCTTAAGCAGTTAGGCGAAAGCCAGTTTCAAACCATTTGGCGCGAGGCGACGGGTAAAGAGTGCGCTGGAGAGGTACGCGAGGCAATTTGGGCAGCGCGGGATGAGCTAAGTTGA